The following proteins come from a genomic window of Neptunomonas concharum:
- a CDS encoding TIGR02449 family protein, which produces MTDHYFIALEQKIDQLLARCEQLERENQQLRSLELQARQEKSRLLQVNDQTRSQVEKMIQRLKTLEQNI; this is translated from the coding sequence ATGACAGACCATTATTTTATTGCGCTTGAACAAAAGATTGATCAACTGCTAGCTCGTTGTGAACAACTAGAGCGTGAGAACCAACAATTACGCTCTTTGGAACTTCAGGCTCGCCAGGAAAAATCCCGTTTACTGCAAGTGAACGACCAAACTCGCTCACAGGTGGAGAAAATGATTCAGCGACTCAAAACACTGGAGCAAAATATATGA
- a CDS encoding 5-formyltetrahydrofolate cyclo-ligase yields MDARNVLRKKMRTARRALSPLQQKSAARNLLKQLKKAPQFRTAKHLALYLGNDGEIDPNEVAQWCWKQGKIIYLPVLHPLAHNRLWFVRYTPRTPLTKNCYGIAEPKSPYRSIRPAKALDTVLLPLVAFDTQGGRLGMGGGYYDRTFSFIRQFNLSKPRLIGLAHDFQKVEKLPVASWDVPLTLVVTDAAIYAPKNRL; encoded by the coding sequence ATGGACGCCAGAAACGTATTGCGCAAAAAAATGCGAACAGCTCGCCGCGCATTATCACCTTTGCAGCAGAAGTCCGCTGCCCGCAATCTGCTCAAACAACTTAAAAAAGCACCCCAGTTTCGCACAGCCAAGCATCTTGCCCTCTATTTGGGTAATGATGGCGAGATTGATCCAAATGAAGTGGCCCAGTGGTGTTGGAAACAAGGCAAGATCATCTACTTGCCGGTGCTACACCCACTTGCCCATAATCGTTTATGGTTTGTACGCTACACACCCAGAACACCTCTGACCAAGAATTGTTACGGCATTGCAGAGCCGAAATCGCCCTATCGATCTATACGGCCCGCTAAGGCACTGGATACGGTGTTGCTCCCTTTGGTCGCGTTTGATACACAGGGTGGGCGTTTAGGTATGGGAGGGGGATATTATGATCGAACTTTTAGCTTTATCAGGCAATTCAACCTATCCAAGCCACGCCTCATAGGCTTAGCTCATGATTTTCAGAAAGTAGAAAAACTACCAGTAGCGAGTTGGGACGTACCTCTCACACTTGTAGTGACAGACGCCGCTATCTATGCGCCCAAAAATCGGCTTTAG
- a CDS encoding UPF0149 family protein, with product MTVEVTGQMIGFDEIANLLVSEEVFIISPAELHGFLCGQLSSGARMVPDLWLKTMAELLERETVRHESSKVGLVGLYEQSLGQLESFGLELTLLLPDEEVPLAQRVESLGLWCQGFMTGFGYQGKQTDNSLSEEAKDALNDLSQIAQVASEVEDDEDNESDLMQLEEYVRMVVLMLFSECNASDNQQTGEVADKPQLH from the coding sequence ATGACAGTAGAAGTGACGGGGCAAATGATTGGCTTTGATGAAATAGCCAACCTGCTGGTGAGTGAAGAGGTATTTATTATCTCTCCCGCTGAGTTACATGGTTTTTTATGTGGTCAGTTGTCATCTGGTGCTCGTATGGTCCCCGACCTTTGGCTGAAAACGATGGCTGAATTATTAGAGCGCGAAACGGTGAGGCACGAATCCAGTAAAGTGGGCTTGGTTGGGCTTTATGAGCAGTCTTTAGGCCAGTTGGAAAGCTTCGGGCTTGAACTCACCTTGCTGCTACCGGATGAAGAAGTCCCGTTAGCCCAGCGTGTCGAGTCCCTAGGCTTATGGTGTCAGGGGTTCATGACGGGGTTTGGTTATCAAGGTAAGCAGACCGATAATAGTTTGTCTGAAGAAGCGAAAGATGCATTGAATGACCTCTCGCAAATAGCGCAAGTGGCGTCTGAAGTTGAAGACGATGAGGATAATGAGTCGGACTTGATGCAACTGGAGGAATACGTTCGCATGGTGGTGTTGATGTTATTCAGTGAATGTAATGCCTCTGATAATCAGCAAACAGGTGAAGTTGCTGATAAACCTCAATTACACTGA
- the pepP gene encoding Xaa-Pro aminopeptidase has translation MAAPRIDQTEFAGRRQRLMEALPINSAVIVPSANLQSRNSDVEWPFRQDSDFYYLSGFDEPDALIVLLKNGSQVRYHLFCQPRDPEMEIWNGYRSGPSGARTHYHADQAWSSEEIDERLPQLLDGIETLFFCMGGPYDTEIRIDAWLKTMRRKRRQGVRAPYRQEDLSPRLHEMRLFKSPQEIAVMSHAAEVSAQAHIKAMKLCRPGLFEYQLEAEIIHHFMQNGCRLPAYSSIVGGGENACVLHYVSNRHELKQGDLVLIDAGCEWDYYAGDITRTFPVSGKFSDDQKALYELVLKAQLACLDAIRPGLLWEESHDLSVRIITEGLVALGILEGNVGELIEQGAYKAFYMHRLGHWLGMDVHDVGDYKVANEWRPLEAGMVMTVEPGIYIAADNQNVEPRWRGIGIRIEDDVLITEDGNKVLTASVPKTIAEIEALMAEGAQ, from the coding sequence ATGGCAGCCCCAAGGATTGATCAAACTGAGTTTGCAGGCCGTAGGCAGCGTTTAATGGAAGCGCTGCCTATCAACAGTGCCGTGATTGTGCCTTCTGCGAACTTGCAGTCGCGTAATAGCGATGTGGAGTGGCCTTTTCGCCAGGACAGTGATTTTTATTACTTGAGTGGTTTTGATGAGCCGGATGCGCTGATTGTACTTTTGAAAAACGGCTCTCAGGTGCGATATCACCTTTTTTGTCAGCCCCGCGACCCTGAAATGGAGATATGGAATGGTTATCGGTCAGGCCCCTCGGGTGCGCGAACTCACTACCATGCAGATCAGGCGTGGTCCAGTGAAGAGATTGATGAGCGGCTGCCACAGCTATTAGATGGCATCGAAACGCTGTTCTTCTGTATGGGTGGCCCTTATGACACAGAAATACGCATCGATGCTTGGTTAAAGACGATGCGCAGAAAGCGTCGGCAAGGGGTGAGGGCACCCTACCGACAAGAAGACTTATCCCCAAGACTGCATGAGATGCGGTTGTTCAAATCTCCTCAAGAAATAGCGGTCATGAGCCATGCTGCAGAAGTGTCGGCGCAAGCGCATATCAAAGCGATGAAGCTCTGTCGCCCAGGTTTGTTTGAGTACCAGTTGGAAGCGGAAATTATCCATCATTTTATGCAGAACGGCTGTCGTTTGCCTGCTTACTCCAGCATTGTGGGAGGTGGCGAAAACGCTTGTGTTTTGCATTATGTATCCAATCGTCATGAGCTTAAGCAGGGTGACCTCGTGCTGATCGATGCTGGATGTGAATGGGATTACTATGCGGGAGATATCACCCGAACCTTCCCGGTTAGTGGCAAGTTTAGTGACGATCAGAAAGCGCTTTATGAGCTGGTGCTCAAAGCACAGCTGGCTTGTCTGGATGCGATTCGCCCAGGTTTATTGTGGGAAGAAAGCCATGATCTTTCGGTGCGTATTATTACAGAAGGTTTGGTGGCGTTAGGTATTCTCGAAGGGAATGTGGGCGAGTTAATCGAGCAAGGTGCTTATAAAGCTTTTTATATGCATCGTCTCGGACATTGGTTGGGTATGGATGTGCACGATGTTGGAGACTACAAAGTTGCTAACGAGTGGCGGCCTCTTGAAGCGGGCATGGTGATGACGGTCGAGCCGGGTATCTATATTGCGGCGGATAATCAGAATGTTGAACCACGCTGGCGGGGTATCGGTATTCGCATCGAAGATGATGTGCTGATCACTGAGGATGGCAATAAAGTACTAACAGCCTCTGTGCCCAAAACCATTGCAGAGATTGAAGCGTTAATGGCAGAAGGTGCACAATGA
- a CDS encoding glycine cleavage system protein R codes for MTSLVLTVIGPDKPGLVERLSHTIAQHEGNWLESGLSRLGGKFAGILVIQVPDEQVTALHKALQDLQNSGLKIIAESADDQERATDLRPFTLELVGHDKPGIVREISQALAQRHINVETLKTELVSGSMSAELLFKAEAHLLAPADFDMDELQGAIEGIASDLMVDITLND; via the coding sequence ATGACATCACTGGTATTAACCGTTATTGGGCCCGACAAACCTGGGCTCGTTGAACGCCTATCCCATACGATTGCCCAGCACGAAGGTAATTGGCTGGAATCCGGTCTGTCCCGCCTTGGAGGCAAATTTGCTGGCATCCTCGTTATCCAAGTGCCTGATGAGCAGGTTACTGCGCTACATAAAGCCCTGCAAGATTTACAAAACAGCGGCCTGAAAATTATTGCTGAGTCTGCGGATGATCAGGAACGAGCCACCGACTTGCGACCTTTTACATTAGAATTAGTGGGACACGACAAACCGGGGATCGTGCGTGAAATATCCCAGGCGCTCGCACAACGGCACATCAATGTGGAGACGTTAAAAACCGAACTAGTATCAGGCTCCATGTCTGCAGAGTTACTATTTAAAGCCGAAGCGCACTTACTAGCACCTGCGGATTTTGACATGGACGAACTACAGGGAGCAATTGAAGGGATCGCCAGCGACCTGATGGTGGATATTACACTAAACGACTAA
- the ubiH gene encoding 2-octaprenyl-6-methoxyphenyl hydroxylase, translated as MKKEYDLVIVGGGMVGASLAASLLPVAAELGLSMAVVEAVAMPRDSLSVYQPSYDARATALSYGTRKLYEQIGVWQTISEHLSPILHIHVSDKGHFGATRLNAEDEQVPALGYVVENHWLGKSLLRHIIEHPASPDHLDYLCPAEVISVSPQETGMQLHIRAGENQSSIHAGLVVMADGGRSDLREQLGIGYQQVTYDQYAVVTNVSVDRPHQHVAYERFTDTGPIALLPLQDQQGAARCGLVWTIPDQDLEEVMGLDNQAFLACIQQRFGYRAGCFTRVGERFSYPLKRVLADEQVRPGLVVLGNAAHALHPIAGQGYNLALRGVVALAQQLIDAKRQQQEIGDLSVLQSYLDARVADQQRTIGLSDKTMRLFSNRNPLLSFGRNLGLQLMDVCPTAKTLFARGAMGLDIPAPRLK; from the coding sequence ATGAAAAAAGAGTACGATCTCGTCATTGTCGGGGGTGGTATGGTCGGTGCTAGTCTGGCCGCCTCTTTGTTGCCTGTGGCCGCTGAGTTGGGTTTAAGTATGGCGGTGGTCGAAGCGGTGGCTATGCCACGAGATTCCCTATCGGTTTATCAGCCAAGCTATGATGCCAGGGCGACAGCACTTTCCTATGGTACGAGAAAGCTATATGAGCAGATCGGTGTTTGGCAAACGATTTCAGAACATCTGTCACCTATATTACATATCCATGTATCCGATAAAGGCCACTTTGGAGCCACTCGTTTGAATGCAGAGGATGAGCAGGTGCCTGCGCTGGGTTATGTAGTGGAGAACCATTGGCTAGGTAAATCCTTACTTAGGCACATTATCGAACATCCGGCTTCTCCTGATCACCTTGATTATCTCTGTCCTGCTGAAGTGATATCCGTCTCACCTCAAGAAACAGGGATGCAGTTGCATATTCGTGCAGGCGAAAACCAATCATCAATACATGCTGGTCTGGTGGTTATGGCCGATGGCGGCCGTTCCGACTTAAGGGAACAGTTGGGCATCGGTTATCAGCAAGTTACTTATGATCAGTATGCTGTTGTCACTAATGTGAGTGTGGACCGGCCTCATCAACACGTCGCCTACGAACGTTTTACAGATACAGGACCTATTGCCTTGCTGCCTTTGCAAGATCAGCAAGGGGCTGCTCGCTGTGGGCTTGTCTGGACGATACCAGACCAAGACCTAGAAGAGGTGATGGGGCTAGATAATCAAGCTTTTCTAGCATGTATACAGCAACGCTTTGGTTATCGAGCAGGCTGTTTTACTCGCGTAGGTGAGCGTTTTAGTTACCCCCTAAAACGAGTATTGGCTGATGAGCAGGTAAGACCAGGGTTGGTAGTGTTAGGCAATGCCGCGCATGCTTTACACCCAATTGCTGGGCAAGGGTATAACCTCGCATTACGTGGTGTGGTCGCTTTGGCTCAACAGTTGATTGACGCGAAACGACAGCAACAAGAAATTGGTGACCTGTCTGTATTACAGTCCTATTTGGATGCAAGAGTTGCCGACCAGCAGCGCACCATTGGGCTGAGTGATAAGACGATGAGGCTATTTTCAAATCGTAATCCATTGTTGAGTTTTGGTCGTAATCTGGGATTGCAACTGATGGATGTATGCCCTACTGCCAAGACGCTCTTTGCCCGCGGTGCGATGGGGCTGGATATTCCTGCCCCCCGTTTGAAATAA
- the argH gene encoding argininosuccinate lyase yields MSNKTNQQWGGRFNEPTDAFVARFTASVEFDQRMYRQDIQGSVAHATMLTEAGVLTEEERDAIIQGLSEIQQDIEAGRFEWSIALEDVHMNIEAALTAKIGITGKKLHTGRSRNDQVATDIRLYVRDEIDLILSEITRLQEGLLMLAEQEADTIMPGFTHLQTAQPVTFGHHLLAWFEMLSRDYERFVDTRKRVNIMPLGAAALAGTTYPIQREITCKLLGFDAPAENSLDAVSDRDFAIEFCAASSVLMMHMTRMSEELVLWTSAQFNFINLPDRFCTGSSIMPQKKNPDVPELVRGKSGRVYGHLMSLLTLMKSQPLAYNKDNQEDKEPLFDAIDTVKGCLRAFADMVPALESRKENMREAALRGFSTATDLADYLVRKGMPFRDAHEVVGKSVAYGIESGKDLGEMSLEELQQFSDTIGADVFEVLTLEGSVSARNHIGGTAPSQVRAAVARGKSRLQQRV; encoded by the coding sequence ATGAGCAATAAAACCAACCAGCAATGGGGTGGTCGTTTTAATGAACCTACCGATGCGTTTGTCGCACGTTTTACGGCATCTGTTGAGTTTGATCAACGTATGTATCGACAAGATATTCAAGGTTCCGTTGCTCATGCCACCATGCTGACAGAGGCGGGTGTGCTTACAGAAGAGGAGCGTGACGCTATTATTCAGGGATTGTCTGAGATTCAGCAAGATATTGAGGCTGGGCGCTTTGAATGGTCTATAGCGCTGGAAGATGTTCATATGAACATCGAAGCTGCATTAACAGCTAAGATCGGGATTACAGGTAAAAAGCTGCACACCGGCCGTTCGCGTAATGATCAAGTAGCAACCGACATTCGTTTGTATGTGCGCGATGAGATTGATCTTATTTTGTCCGAAATTACGCGTTTGCAAGAAGGCTTGCTGATGTTGGCTGAACAAGAGGCTGACACGATTATGCCTGGTTTTACGCATTTGCAAACCGCGCAGCCAGTCACGTTTGGGCATCACTTGCTGGCATGGTTTGAAATGTTGAGCCGCGACTATGAGCGCTTCGTAGATACTCGTAAGCGGGTCAATATTATGCCGTTAGGAGCAGCAGCCTTGGCAGGCACGACTTACCCTATTCAACGTGAGATTACTTGTAAGTTGTTAGGCTTTGATGCACCGGCAGAAAACTCACTAGATGCCGTATCAGACCGTGATTTCGCTATTGAATTTTGTGCAGCCTCCAGTGTGTTGATGATGCATATGACACGTATGTCGGAAGAACTGGTGCTGTGGACCTCTGCACAATTCAATTTCATTAACTTGCCAGATCGTTTCTGTACAGGCTCCTCCATTATGCCGCAGAAAAAGAACCCCGATGTGCCGGAGTTGGTGCGTGGTAAGTCAGGTCGTGTTTATGGGCATTTAATGAGTCTTCTGACGCTAATGAAATCTCAGCCTTTGGCCTACAACAAAGATAACCAAGAAGATAAAGAGCCATTGTTTGATGCCATTGATACGGTAAAAGGTTGCTTACGTGCTTTTGCTGACATGGTACCAGCCTTGGAGTCACGCAAAGAAAACATGCGAGAAGCGGCGCTACGAGGTTTCTCAACAGCAACCGACCTAGCGGATTATCTGGTGCGTAAAGGTATGCCGTTCCGTGATGCCCACGAAGTGGTTGGTAAGTCTGTAGCTTATGGGATTGAATCAGGCAAAGATTTAGGTGAAATGTCACTTGAAGAACTTCAGCAATTTTCTGACACAATCGGTGCCGATGTATTTGAGGTTCTGACACTAGAAGGCTCTGTTTCTGCGAGAAATCATATAGGTGGCACAGCACCCAGTCAGGTTAGGGCAGCGGTGGCCCGCGGCAAATCACGGTTGCAACAGCGCGTCTAG
- a CDS encoding GlsB/YeaQ/YmgE family stress response membrane protein → MGVFSWIIMGLLAGAVAKWLMPGKDPGGFFITMILGIAGGIVGGYIGTMLGFGKVDGFNLGSFGLATAGAVLLLFIYRNIKGRS, encoded by the coding sequence ATGGGAGTTTTTTCTTGGATCATCATGGGTCTACTAGCGGGCGCTGTTGCCAAATGGTTAATGCCAGGTAAGGATCCAGGCGGATTTTTTATCACCATGATTCTGGGTATTGCCGGCGGTATCGTTGGTGGTTATATAGGCACTATGCTTGGGTTTGGTAAGGTAGATGGCTTCAACTTAGGCAGTTTTGGTCTAGCCACTGCCGGAGCAGTCTTGCTGTTATTTATCTACCGCAATATCAAAGGTCGCAGCTAA
- a CDS encoding cell division protein ZapA codes for MTQDSGHKVSIKIMDKEYLIGCPDGAEAELFASADYLDKKMREVRDSGKVLGLERVAVMAALNISHELIKSKEQQREKVEERIQRLGEKIDHSMARMSASENIDSND; via the coding sequence ATGACTCAGGATAGCGGCCACAAAGTATCTATTAAAATTATGGATAAAGAGTATCTAATTGGCTGTCCTGATGGTGCAGAGGCAGAGCTTTTTGCATCTGCTGACTATCTAGACAAAAAAATGCGCGAGGTTAGAGATAGCGGAAAAGTGCTTGGATTAGAACGTGTTGCGGTTATGGCTGCACTAAATATTTCCCACGAACTAATCAAAAGCAAAGAACAGCAGAGGGAGAAGGTTGAAGAAAGAATCCAACGCCTTGGCGAGAAAATTGATCATTCCATGGCTCGCATGTCTGCATCTGAGAACATCGATAGCAACGATTAA
- a CDS encoding GGDEF domain-containing protein, translated as MLFDRIIARYKTSRPDSSPEMDLMRMQGALGVVAILPFSVWRFIQGEYTLGLIDLLIVIGMVILVALSGNRAYFRLVSLLFTLVYTVGMLTVTILKGADMLFWSYPTAVAGFFMVRLREALIISVLSLLALSYIVLDELGWLQLFSFQVSYVLVCLFSSIFSVRMARDRRRLSQEATIDPLTGAYNRRSLDDDIEKAVSNYQNRKNAVSLVLFDVDHFKQINDQFGHATGDIFLQRFVDFLKGMIREEESLYRFGGEEFVVLTNGGLEDALSLAEQARGLLEQTKLISGHYVTVSVGVAELGEIESAREWMKRADDALYRAKHSGRNRVCQAELPVDWAMIKLEELTADND; from the coding sequence ATGTTGTTTGACAGAATTATAGCACGCTACAAAACCTCTCGACCTGATAGTTCGCCTGAAATGGACTTGATGCGTATGCAAGGGGCGCTTGGGGTGGTTGCGATACTCCCTTTTAGTGTGTGGCGATTTATTCAGGGTGAATATACGTTAGGCCTGATTGATCTTCTTATTGTTATTGGGATGGTGATATTGGTGGCGCTTTCAGGCAACCGAGCTTACTTTAGATTAGTAAGCCTTCTCTTTACCTTAGTTTATACGGTAGGGATGCTAACAGTAACCATACTCAAGGGCGCTGACATGCTGTTCTGGTCTTATCCGACAGCTGTTGCAGGTTTCTTTATGGTTCGCCTGCGCGAAGCTTTGATAATTAGCGTACTTTCGTTGCTGGCGCTGTCTTATATTGTCCTTGATGAGTTGGGTTGGTTGCAGTTATTCAGCTTTCAGGTCTCCTACGTGCTCGTTTGTCTGTTTTCGTCAATTTTCTCAGTGCGAATGGCACGAGATCGGCGTCGCTTATCTCAAGAGGCGACGATTGACCCTCTGACCGGTGCCTATAACCGGCGCTCTTTGGATGACGATATAGAGAAAGCTGTTTCCAATTACCAAAACAGAAAAAACGCTGTTTCTCTGGTGTTATTTGATGTTGACCACTTTAAACAAATTAATGATCAGTTTGGGCATGCGACGGGTGATATTTTCCTACAGAGGTTCGTTGATTTTCTGAAGGGAATGATCCGAGAAGAAGAGAGCTTATACCGTTTTGGTGGAGAAGAGTTTGTTGTCTTAACCAATGGCGGCTTAGAGGATGCGCTTAGCTTAGCTGAGCAGGCAAGAGGCCTGCTGGAACAAACGAAGCTGATCTCAGGCCACTATGTCACTGTGTCGGTCGGTGTGGCAGAGTTGGGCGAGATCGAATCAGCCCGAGAATGGATGAAAAGAGCGGACGATGCGCTATATAGGGCAAAGCATTCAGGCCGAAATAGGGTATGCCAAGCAGAGTTGCCAGTTGATTGGGCGATGATAAAACTGGAAGAGTTAACAGCAGATAATGATTAA
- a CDS encoding uroporphyrinogen-III synthase: MPATTTNNDLPDLSGQHVLVTRPNHQAAEQIRLLESCGAEVTHLPMLDISPIDSNDARYGLLKTQMMNLDLYHIIICISPNAATLAHEWIDQYWPQLPINIDWYAIGKKTAALLNSFDIPARYSPAGFDSEAMLTMPALQSLNNKKVLILRGNSGRTTLAETLTSRGAHVEYANLYDRQTPVYGDSHIKSTIYNSALSSILITSGEALANFVTVAAGQHKQFSTDSLHGLYLVVPSARIAEQARLMGFTRIKVAQGPDDISMVKALNPVNDSETDA; encoded by the coding sequence ATGCCGGCAACAACAACTAATAACGACCTGCCAGATCTTTCTGGGCAGCATGTTTTAGTGACACGACCGAACCATCAAGCGGCAGAACAAATCCGTCTACTTGAAAGCTGTGGCGCAGAAGTTACCCACCTTCCTATGCTGGATATATCGCCAATAGACAGCAACGATGCTCGTTACGGCCTTTTAAAAACACAGATGATGAATCTGGACCTCTATCATATCATCATCTGTATCAGCCCTAATGCAGCCACATTAGCCCACGAATGGATTGACCAATATTGGCCACAACTGCCTATCAACATTGACTGGTATGCAATTGGAAAAAAAACAGCGGCTTTACTGAATAGTTTTGACATTCCTGCCCGATACTCTCCGGCAGGTTTTGACTCTGAGGCTATGCTTACCATGCCTGCGCTACAGTCACTGAACAATAAAAAAGTTCTGATTCTAAGAGGCAACAGTGGACGAACCACACTCGCAGAAACATTAACAAGCCGCGGCGCCCATGTTGAGTACGCCAACTTATATGATCGACAAACACCGGTTTATGGTGATAGTCATATCAAAAGTACTATTTATAATAGCGCCCTTTCCTCTATCCTGATTACCAGTGGCGAAGCACTCGCCAACTTTGTTACAGTTGCTGCAGGGCAACACAAACAATTCAGCACTGATTCACTGCACGGACTCTATCTTGTGGTTCCTAGTGCACGCATTGCTGAGCAAGCCCGACTGATGGGATTTACACGAATAAAGGTAGCGCAAGGACCGGATGATATCTCCATGGTAAAAGCGCTAAACCCAGTAAACGACTCGGAAACCGACGCATGA
- a CDS encoding AEC family transporter, with amino-acid sequence MFSVLSALWPVFALLMIGFAGRKSGFPGDGFWEPAEKLTYFVLFPVLLVSKLSTADMAGIAFDNIALAIIVLLVVGSILCLCLKPIMHLSSAAFTSFYQGAIRFNTYVALAVATAIFGEDAIALSAIVVALMIPLINLLCVLVFSIHIPSGKGVSGFLRTLVKNPLILACILGIGLNVSGVGLHAELLSVAQLLGQMALPLGLLAVGAGLNIASLRSAQSAMWLSGIIKLLLFPLFILFFAQWMELSPLVTGLLVVFAAVPTAPSGYILARQLGGDAQMMAAIITGQTVLSILTLPLVLWLAL; translated from the coding sequence ATGTTTTCGGTTCTTAGCGCATTATGGCCAGTGTTTGCATTGTTAATGATCGGGTTTGCCGGACGTAAAAGTGGTTTTCCTGGAGATGGCTTTTGGGAACCAGCTGAGAAGCTCACCTACTTCGTATTATTTCCTGTGCTGTTGGTTAGCAAATTAAGCACAGCGGATATGGCGGGGATCGCCTTTGATAACATTGCTCTGGCAATTATTGTCCTACTGGTAGTTGGAAGCATCCTCTGTTTGTGTTTGAAGCCGATTATGCATTTGTCATCAGCTGCGTTTACATCGTTCTATCAGGGAGCTATTCGTTTTAATACCTATGTGGCCTTAGCTGTCGCTACGGCAATATTTGGTGAAGATGCCATTGCGTTGTCGGCAATTGTGGTTGCTTTGATGATTCCGTTGATCAATTTGCTGTGTGTTTTGGTGTTCTCTATCCATATCCCTTCTGGGAAAGGTGTATCAGGCTTTCTTCGTACATTGGTCAAGAACCCGCTGATATTGGCTTGTATATTGGGCATTGGGCTGAACGTGTCTGGCGTGGGGTTGCATGCAGAACTGCTTTCTGTGGCGCAATTACTCGGCCAGATGGCGCTGCCTCTAGGCTTGTTAGCGGTTGGCGCTGGTTTGAACATTGCGTCGTTACGCTCGGCGCAAAGTGCGATGTGGTTGTCAGGAATCATTAAATTATTGTTATTTCCGCTATTTATACTGTTTTTTGCTCAATGGATGGAACTTTCTCCGCTGGTTACGGGTCTGCTGGTTGTGTTTGCTGCAGTACCTACCGCGCCTTCTGGGTATATTTTAGCTCGTCAGCTAGGTGGGGATGCGCAGATGATGGCCGCAATTATTACGGGCCAAACCGTATTGTCCATACTGACACTGCCTTTGGTTCTTTGGTTGGCATTATGA
- the hemC gene encoding hydroxymethylbilane synthase, which translates to MQKNLVRIATRKSLLALWQAEYVKAELEKHHPGIQVELLGMTTRGDKILDTPLAKVGGKGLFVKELEVAMLEDRADIAVHSMKDVPMEFPDGLGLSVICPREKPTDAFVSNKFQSLSELPQGAIVGTSSLRRQALLREQRPDLEIQDLRGNVQTRLGKLDDGQYDAIILATAGLIRLGLQDRISSELSDDISLPAGGQGAVGIECRTNDDAIKALLAPLHHPQTAYCVLAERAMNKRLEGGCQVPIACYATLNDAGNEIYLRGLVARPDGTTVLRDEERGAPEDAEQIGIRLAERLLAAGADEILSEVYAGNNN; encoded by the coding sequence ATGCAGAAAAACCTCGTGCGCATTGCAACCCGGAAAAGCCTGCTCGCCCTATGGCAAGCTGAATACGTAAAGGCAGAATTGGAAAAACACCATCCAGGTATTCAAGTTGAGCTGCTGGGCATGACAACACGGGGAGACAAGATTCTGGATACGCCACTTGCCAAGGTTGGCGGTAAAGGCCTGTTTGTCAAAGAGTTAGAAGTCGCCATGCTGGAAGATCGAGCCGACATTGCTGTTCATTCAATGAAAGACGTTCCTATGGAGTTTCCAGACGGACTCGGACTATCCGTTATCTGCCCCCGCGAAAAGCCGACGGATGCTTTCGTCTCTAATAAATTCCAATCATTATCTGAATTACCCCAGGGCGCCATAGTCGGCACCTCTTCACTTCGCCGTCAGGCACTCCTTAGAGAACAACGTCCCGACTTAGAGATTCAAGATTTGCGAGGCAACGTACAAACACGCCTAGGCAAATTAGATGATGGTCAATATGACGCCATCATTCTAGCAACAGCGGGGCTGATACGATTAGGCCTGCAAGACCGAATCAGCAGTGAACTGTCCGATGATATTAGCCTACCCGCAGGCGGACAAGGCGCTGTCGGTATCGAGTGCCGTACAAATGACGACGCGATCAAGGCACTGCTAGCCCCCTTACACCATCCGCAAACGGCATACTGTGTACTCGCAGAGCGCGCCATGAACAAGCGCTTAGAAGGCGGCTGCCAGGTCCCTATCGCCTGCTATGCAACACTCAACGACGCCGGTAATGAAATCTACCTTAGGGGCTTAGTTGCACGCCCTGACGGAACGACTGTATTACGCGATGAAGAGCGAGGCGCACCTGAAGACGCCGAACAGATCGGCATTCGCCTTGCCGAACGGCTACTCGCGGCTGGGGCTGATGAAATTTTGAGTGAAGTCTATGCCGGCAACAACAACTAA